The following proteins are encoded in a genomic region of Takifugu flavidus isolate HTHZ2018 chromosome 3, ASM371156v2, whole genome shotgun sequence:
- the gpha2 gene encoding glycoprotein hormone alpha-2: MSPSTISHLCLLALPVMSLLLLFSPIGRSHDSRSLAPGCHLHPFNVTIRSDRRGTCKGTHLVFACVGYCESSAFPSRYSVLVASNFTHNITSASRCCTISRDAKVKVRLDCPRGRHHDEMEILTAKACRCDMCRRSRY; the protein is encoded by the exons ATGTCGCCCAGCACCATCTCACACTTGTGCCTGCTGGCGCTCCCAGTgatgtcgctgctgctgctcttctctccgATTGGCCGGAGCCACGACAGCCGCAGCCTCGCCCCGGGGTGCCACCTCCACC CCTTCAACGTGACCATCCGCAGCGACCGCCGCGGCACGTGCAAAGGCACCCACCTGGTGTTCGCCTGCGTGGGCTACTGCGAATCCAGCGCCTTCCCCTCCAGGTACTCGGTGCTGGTGGCCTCCAACTTCACCCACAACATCACCTCGGCCTCACGCTGCTGCACCATCAGCAGGGACGCCAAG GTCAAAGTTCGCCTGGACTGCCCCCGAGGCCGCCACCACGACGAGATGGAGATCCTCACAGCGAAGGCGTGCCGCTGCGACATGTGCCGCAGGTCCCGCTACTGA